A genomic region of Paenibacillus sp. PL2-23 contains the following coding sequences:
- the deoC gene encoding deoxyribose-phosphate aldolase produces the protein MANQQAWSPAEVAGMIDHTILKADATKEDIMGVCREAREHQFATVCVNAGWVKLAAAELNGSGVGITTVVGFPLGATSTASKAFEAKQAIEDGATEIDMVLNIGLLKSGDKDAVRQDVEGVVAACKSKAALKVILETGMLTDEEKVAACELCVQAGADFVKTSTGFGKGGATAEDIALMRRTVGPDIGVKASGGVRDLETALRMLQAGANRIGASSSVAIVTGGQGEGY, from the coding sequence ATGGCAAATCAACAAGCATGGTCGCCGGCTGAGGTCGCCGGAATGATTGATCATACGATATTAAAGGCAGATGCGACCAAAGAGGATATTATGGGCGTGTGCCGGGAAGCGAGAGAGCATCAATTCGCAACTGTATGTGTGAACGCGGGCTGGGTGAAGCTGGCCGCAGCGGAGCTGAATGGCAGCGGAGTTGGCATTACAACGGTAGTCGGCTTTCCGCTGGGCGCGACCAGCACGGCGTCCAAAGCGTTCGAGGCGAAGCAGGCAATCGAGGATGGCGCGACCGAAATCGATATGGTGCTGAACATCGGGCTGCTGAAATCAGGAGATAAGGATGCTGTTCGGCAGGATGTCGAAGGCGTAGTGGCGGCGTGCAAGAGCAAAGCTGCGCTTAAGGTTATTCTGGAGACCGGCATGCTGACAGACGAGGAGAAGGTGGCAGCCTGCGAGCTTTGTGTTCAAGCCGGCGCTGACTTCGTGAAGACGTCAACGGGCTTTGGCAAAGGGGGCGCTACCGCCGAGGACATCGCGCTTATGCGTCGTACAGTGGGTCCCGATATCGGGGTGAAGGCATCCGGCGGCGTCCGGGATTTGGAGACGGCGCTGCGCATGCTGCAGGCGGGGGCGAATCGGATCGGCGCGAGCTCAAGCGTGGCCATCGTGACAGGCGGTCAAGGCGAGGGCTACTAA
- a CDS encoding aldose epimerase translates to MKPFEVRILEETYTMYELLEPSTSSRVLVCPERGGIVTSCTLQGAELFYLDRATLDHPTANIRGGNPILFPICGPVKDSVYMWEGKEYRMGQHGVARTSPWEVVGTSETGEAAVTLRLRSNNETREAYPFDFELLFTYSLVNGELHTKQHYRNTGTREPLPFYAGFHPYFLLDSGKDIPYETDATKYIDFNDNVEKPYTGRLDLEDLVESVCLLDAAQPEIAFPVSSSIRVKLRYDDIFKYVVIWSLKDRPFVCVEPWMAMPFEMNRREELIMLAPGEELRASLVISCEKLA, encoded by the coding sequence GTGAAACCATTCGAAGTTCGCATTTTGGAAGAAACGTATACCATGTATGAATTGCTGGAGCCCTCAACCTCCTCTCGCGTCCTCGTATGCCCGGAGAGAGGCGGGATCGTCACAAGCTGTACGCTGCAAGGCGCCGAGCTGTTCTACCTGGACCGCGCCACGCTTGACCATCCTACGGCTAATATCCGCGGGGGCAATCCTATCCTCTTCCCCATCTGCGGTCCCGTCAAGGATTCCGTCTATATGTGGGAAGGCAAGGAATACCGCATGGGGCAGCACGGAGTGGCGCGCACCTCGCCATGGGAGGTTGTCGGCACATCAGAGACTGGAGAAGCCGCCGTTACGCTGAGGCTTCGCTCTAATAATGAGACCCGTGAAGCGTATCCGTTCGATTTCGAGCTGCTCTTCACCTATTCGCTGGTGAACGGCGAGCTTCATACGAAGCAGCATTATCGCAATACAGGGACCCGCGAGCCACTTCCTTTCTACGCCGGCTTCCATCCCTACTTCCTCCTGGACAGCGGCAAGGACATTCCCTATGAGACGGATGCGACGAAGTATATCGACTTCAACGACAACGTAGAGAAGCCTTATACCGGCCGGCTTGATCTGGAGGACCTGGTTGAATCCGTCTGTCTGCTGGACGCGGCCCAGCCTGAGATTGCTTTCCCCGTCAGCTCCTCCATCCGCGTCAAGCTGCGTTACGACGACATATTCAAGTATGTGGTCATCTGGTCGCTCAAGGATCGCCCGTTCGTCTGCGTCGAGCCGTGGATGGCGATGCCGTTCGAGATGAACCGCCGCGAGGAGCTGATCATGCTGGCGCCTGGAGAGGAGCTCCGCGCCAGCCTCGTCATTAGCTGCGAGAAGCTGGCTTAA